From Anabrus simplex isolate iqAnaSimp1 chromosome 11, ASM4041472v1, whole genome shotgun sequence, a single genomic window includes:
- the LOC136883554 gene encoding uncharacterized protein, with protein MKQRSLTHESWQVGPPEFIPFRKRQRIFSSSRHLTHDLPLTIDECEDKFWAVQRHGRASATTDPSHKGILRISSLQASCDHESTPHPVLRQFSTPSVPHEQLLPNSLSRW; from the exons ATGAAACAGCGCAGTCTGACTCATGAGTCTTGGCAAGTG GGGCCACCTGAATTCATTCCATTCAGGAAGCGGCAAAGAATATTCTCCAGTTCTCGACACCTTACACACGACCTACCTCTAACCATCGATGAGTGCGAGGACAAGTTTTGGGCCGTGCAGAGACATGGTCGAGCCTCAGCGACTACAGATCCGAGCCACAAAGGGATACTGAGGATATCGTCTCTTCAGGCCAGTTGCGACCACGAGAGTACTCCTCACCCCGTCTTGAGGCAATTCTCTACTCCTAGTGTGCCACATGAACAGCTGCTACCTAACTCTCTCAGCAG